A window from Neobacillus sp. PS3-40 encodes these proteins:
- the acnA gene encoding aconitate hydratase AcnA, whose amino-acid sequence MVKNDVFNARTSFDLDGKRYHYYRLNALEEAGIGNVSNLPYSIKVLLESVLRQMDGRVITKEHVENLAKWGTSELKEIDVPFKPSRVILQDFTGVPAVVDLASLRKAMADLGGDPDKINPEKTVDLVIDHSVQVDKYGTADSLTVNMDYEFKRNAERYQFLNWAQKAFNNYRAVPPATGIVHQVNLEFLADVVHVADTDGENEVYPDTLVGTDSHTTMINGLGVLGWGVGGIEAEAGMLGQPSYFPVPEVVGVKLVGELPEGATATDLALKVTQVLRSNGVVGKFVEFFGPGVPSLPLADRATIGNMAPEYGATCGFFPVDSEALSYLRLTGRPEEHIKVVEQYCKENGLFFDPELEPVYTNVVEIDLSIIEPNLSGPKRPQDLIPLSKMKQTFTEAISAPVGNQGFGLTKEELDKEGTVSFENGDQTVIKTGAIAIASITSCTNTSNPYVLVAAGLVAKKAAELGMEVPKFVKTSLAPGSKVVTGYLRDSGLLPYLEQVGFYLVGYGCTTCIGNSGPLKEEIEKTIVENDLLVTSVLSGNRNFEGRIHPLVKANYLASPPLVVTYALAGTVNIDFATEAIGKDKNGNDVFFKDLWPSTAEINDVVKRTVTPELFRKEYENVFNDNERWNEIQTSNEPLYTWDEDSTYIANPPFFEGLSAEPGIVAPLTGLRVVGKFGDSVTTDHISPAGAIGKNTPAGKYLMEKGVEIRDFNSYGSRRGNHEVMMRGTFANIRIRNQIAPGTEGGVTTYWPTGEVTSIFDACMKYKENGTGLAILAGKDYGMGSSRDWAAKGTNLLGIKMVLAESFERIHRSNLVLMGVLPLQFKDGENAETLGLTGKEAIDVNVDENVKPRDLVKVTATDEAGNKKEFEVLVRFDSEVEIDYYRHGGILQMVLREKLKA is encoded by the coding sequence ATGGTAAAAAACGATGTTTTTAATGCAAGAACTTCATTTGATTTAGATGGTAAACGCTATCATTACTACCGTTTAAACGCATTAGAAGAAGCAGGAATTGGTAATGTTTCTAACTTACCATATTCTATAAAAGTTTTGCTTGAGTCAGTCCTTCGTCAAATGGATGGCCGAGTTATCACAAAAGAACATGTTGAGAATTTAGCAAAATGGGGCACTAGTGAACTTAAGGAAATCGATGTTCCATTCAAACCATCACGTGTTATTCTACAAGACTTCACGGGTGTACCTGCTGTCGTTGACCTTGCATCTTTACGAAAAGCAATGGCTGATTTAGGCGGCGACCCTGACAAAATCAATCCTGAAAAAACAGTTGATCTTGTTATTGACCACTCAGTACAAGTAGATAAGTATGGTACTGCTGATTCACTTACTGTAAACATGGATTATGAATTTAAACGTAATGCAGAACGTTACCAATTTTTAAACTGGGCACAAAAGGCATTCAATAATTACCGTGCCGTACCACCTGCTACAGGAATCGTGCACCAAGTAAACCTCGAGTTTTTGGCTGATGTCGTACATGTTGCCGATACTGATGGTGAAAACGAAGTATACCCAGATACACTTGTTGGTACTGACTCTCATACAACAATGATTAATGGACTTGGAGTTTTAGGATGGGGCGTTGGCGGTATTGAAGCTGAAGCAGGCATGCTTGGTCAACCATCCTATTTCCCTGTTCCAGAAGTAGTTGGAGTTAAATTAGTTGGCGAACTTCCTGAAGGTGCTACCGCAACAGACTTAGCACTTAAAGTAACACAGGTTCTTCGCAGCAATGGGGTTGTAGGTAAATTCGTTGAGTTTTTCGGTCCTGGTGTACCTTCACTTCCACTTGCTGATCGTGCAACAATTGGAAACATGGCTCCTGAATATGGTGCAACATGTGGATTCTTCCCAGTTGATTCTGAAGCTCTTTCCTATTTACGCTTGACAGGCCGTCCGGAGGAACATATCAAAGTCGTGGAACAATATTGCAAAGAAAATGGCTTGTTCTTTGATCCAGAGCTTGAGCCTGTTTATACAAATGTGGTCGAAATTGATCTTTCCATAATTGAACCAAATCTTTCAGGTCCAAAACGTCCGCAGGATTTGATTCCGCTATCAAAAATGAAACAAACATTTACTGAAGCGATTTCTGCTCCAGTAGGAAATCAAGGCTTCGGCTTAACCAAAGAGGAACTTGATAAAGAAGGAACTGTATCCTTTGAAAATGGTGACCAAACAGTCATCAAAACGGGTGCTATTGCAATTGCATCCATTACAAGTTGTACGAATACTTCTAATCCTTATGTTCTTGTTGCTGCAGGACTTGTTGCTAAGAAAGCAGCTGAACTTGGTATGGAGGTCCCTAAATTTGTAAAAACCTCTTTAGCACCTGGATCCAAAGTAGTAACAGGGTACCTGCGCGATTCTGGATTGCTTCCATATCTTGAGCAAGTTGGCTTCTACCTTGTTGGTTATGGCTGTACAACATGTATCGGTAATTCAGGTCCATTAAAAGAAGAAATTGAAAAAACAATCGTTGAAAACGATCTTTTGGTTACTTCTGTTCTTTCTGGTAACCGTAACTTTGAAGGACGTATTCACCCACTTGTAAAAGCTAACTATTTAGCATCACCACCATTAGTTGTAACATACGCCCTTGCTGGAACAGTAAATATTGATTTTGCTACTGAAGCAATCGGTAAAGATAAGAATGGCAATGATGTATTCTTTAAAGATTTATGGCCATCTACTGCAGAAATAAATGACGTCGTAAAACGGACGGTAACACCTGAATTATTCCGTAAAGAATACGAAAATGTATTTAACGATAACGAACGCTGGAACGAGATTCAAACAAGCAACGAGCCATTATATACATGGGATGAGGATTCAACTTACATTGCAAATCCACCATTCTTTGAAGGCTTATCAGCAGAACCAGGTATCGTCGCACCATTAACAGGACTACGTGTAGTTGGTAAGTTTGGGGATTCCGTAACAACTGACCATATCTCTCCTGCAGGAGCAATCGGTAAAAATACTCCGGCTGGAAAATATCTGATGGAAAAAGGCGTGGAAATTCGCGACTTTAACTCTTACGGATCTCGTCGTGGTAACCACGAAGTTATGATGCGTGGGACATTTGCAAATATTCGCATTCGTAATCAAATCGCACCAGGCACAGAAGGTGGCGTAACAACGTACTGGCCTACTGGTGAAGTTACCTCTATCTTTGATGCTTGCATGAAGTACAAAGAAAATGGAACTGGCCTTGCAATTCTTGCAGGTAAAGATTATGGAATGGGTTCTTCACGTGACTGGGCTGCTAAAGGTACAAACCTTTTAGGCATTAAAATGGTTCTTGCTGAGAGCTTTGAGCGTATCCATCGTTCAAACCTTGTGTTAATGGGTGTTCTTCCTCTACAATTCAAAGATGGCGAAAATGCTGAAACATTAGGACTAACAGGTAAAGAAGCTATTGATGTAAATGTTGATGAAAATGTTAAACCACGTGATTTAGTTAAAGTTACTGCAACAGATGAAGCCGGTAATAAGAAAGAATTTGAAGTTCTTGTTCGCTTTGATTCTGAAGTAGAAATTGATTACTATCGCCATGGAGGAATCCTTCAAATGGTTCTTCGCGAAAAATTAAAAGCTTAA
- a CDS encoding TlpA disulfide reductase family protein yields the protein MVKKIIASVVLITLLTVAIVHAMDKKATPETKTTETQRSTKSDGLTVGAKAPDFELKTLSGEKVKLSSLKGKKVMLNFWATWCPPCKAEMPEMEQFYKQGNKDVVILAVNIDPQLDVKGFADKNGITFPILLDEDDSVNGMYQILSIPTTYFIDRNGIIQNKYTGSMKLDMMKKFTDEIN from the coding sequence ATGGTCAAAAAAATAATTGCTTCGGTCGTATTAATAACCTTATTAACAGTTGCGATCGTTCATGCGATGGATAAAAAAGCTACACCCGAAACGAAAACAACAGAGACTCAAAGATCAACAAAATCAGATGGACTAACAGTTGGGGCAAAAGCTCCTGATTTCGAATTAAAAACACTATCTGGTGAAAAAGTAAAACTTTCTAGCTTAAAAGGAAAAAAAGTAATGTTAAACTTTTGGGCCACCTGGTGCCCGCCATGTAAAGCGGAGATGCCTGAGATGGAGCAATTTTATAAACAAGGGAATAAAGATGTTGTTATTCTTGCCGTTAATATTGACCCACAATTGGATGTCAAAGGATTTGCCGATAAAAATGGTATTACTTTCCCAATCCTTCTTGATGAAGATGACAGCGTTAACGGGATGTATCAAATTCTTTCTATTCCGACCACATACTTTATTGATCGCAATGGGATCATTCAAAACAAATACACTGGTTCAATGAAGCTTGATATGATGAAAAAATTTACAGATGAGATAAACTAA
- a CDS encoding FbpB family small basic protein, giving the protein MRKPRKRSFAELVSENKSQLLKDRSAMEKIEQRLEEKRLGKAE; this is encoded by the coding sequence ATGAGAAAACCAAGAAAACGCTCTTTTGCGGAGCTCGTTTCTGAAAATAAATCTCAACTTTTGAAAGATCGGTCTGCAATGGAGAAAATCGAACAGCGCCTAGAGGAAAAACGTTTAGGTAAAGCTGAATAA
- a CDS encoding acid-soluble spore protein N, with protein sequence MGNPKKDSKHFAPNHIGMQPRGFGGNKGKQMQNKTGEHPQVIQTKGE encoded by the coding sequence ATGGGTAATCCAAAAAAAGATAGCAAGCATTTTGCTCCCAACCACATTGGAATGCAGCCACGCGGCTTCGGAGGAAATAAGGGTAAACAAATGCAGAACAAAACTGGAGAGCATCCTCAAGTAATCCAAACTAAAGGTGAATAA
- the tlp gene encoding small acid-soluble spore protein Tlp, whose protein sequence is MAYTNKPKPDDRSDNVEKLQCMIHNTIENMEAAEESLEFTDSEEQRQQIKAKNERRRDSLDSLRSEVKDEARGEQNQ, encoded by the coding sequence ATGGCATACACGAATAAACCAAAACCAGATGATCGCAGTGACAATGTTGAAAAGCTTCAATGCATGATTCATAACACAATTGAAAATATGGAAGCTGCTGAAGAATCACTTGAATTTACTGATAGCGAAGAACAGCGGCAACAAATTAAAGCGAAAAATGAACGCAGACGTGATAGTTTAGATTCCCTGCGCTCAGAAGTTAAAGATGAAGCACGTGGCGAACAGAATCAATAA
- a CDS encoding AAA family ATPase, whose protein sequence is MQNNNQQNLDDQIVIWEKELDEKGYILNENQLFSYMQLFHKDDNPIQKSSLLTIAALSRIHQNKLDSLSLGWMEEAFELNPSNLKASQFLIQYEWRKKKDILGSLTFPSIRETDNHTAKKKMAEQYIEILQAFIDEAEDHLEDINGKMKIASMMDDRHIFTIYEHLSRLLTGAIEESITLLKAAEEFEESIMSLFYSPTYFQDLKQQLLKIEDIQKEWQTIFLDDEVVEDESSENALDQLNEMIGMKIVKNRVNDFYRFLKYQKQRKERGFQTKDELGLNMILTGNPGTGKTTLARLLAKIYHELGVLPREEVIEADRSQLVGAFVGQTEENVRAIVERALGGVLFIDEAYSLKREGQSGNDYGQAAIDTLVSLMTSHEYGGKFAVILAGYPEEMRTFLSANPGLRSRFPQSNFIHLEDYSNDELILIAEQVAAENDYILSEEAKLEIDYRLEQERVDETFGNARTARNVVLEAIFKKGSYLNTQDNDILHYTLLDKEDFSAEKKVKSDPPFNRLDRLVGLDTLKEEMKSLISFVKMQQFRRNKGLPTVPIQLHSVFTGNPGTGKTTVAKIYAELLQECGILKRGHLIVSSRADFVAGYVGQTAGKTKNKIREALGGVLFIDEAYSLLGQTGSDFGKEVIDTLVDEMTKHNENLVVVLAGYPDEMDRLLESNPGLRSRFKKFFQFPDYEVNELLAIIKTYAGSFQYQLTEPAINMLYETLKEQTFNGNGRFATNLVDEMIQAQAMRLMDGEMEDQILEKANLLEVEDIKKALSKI, encoded by the coding sequence ATGCAAAACAATAACCAACAAAACCTTGATGATCAAATAGTTATATGGGAGAAAGAGTTGGATGAAAAGGGATATATTTTAAATGAAAATCAGCTTTTTAGCTACATGCAATTATTTCATAAAGATGATAATCCCATTCAAAAGTCCAGCCTCCTTACAATTGCTGCACTATCAAGGATTCATCAAAATAAATTGGATTCCTTATCCCTGGGATGGATGGAAGAGGCTTTTGAATTAAATCCTTCAAACCTAAAAGCATCTCAATTTTTAATCCAGTATGAATGGAGAAAGAAAAAGGATATTTTAGGATCGTTAACATTTCCATCCATAAGGGAAACAGATAATCATACCGCCAAGAAAAAAATGGCTGAACAATATATTGAAATTCTTCAAGCTTTTATTGATGAAGCAGAAGATCATTTAGAGGATATAAATGGCAAGATGAAGATTGCTTCTATGATGGACGATCGGCATATTTTTACGATATATGAACATCTTTCTCGCCTTCTCACTGGCGCTATTGAAGAGTCAATTACACTTTTAAAAGCGGCTGAAGAATTTGAAGAATCCATCATGAGCCTTTTTTATAGCCCTACATATTTTCAAGATCTAAAGCAACAGTTGCTAAAAATCGAAGACATTCAGAAGGAATGGCAAACAATCTTTCTCGACGATGAAGTAGTGGAGGATGAGTCATCCGAAAATGCTTTAGATCAATTAAATGAAATGATCGGTATGAAAATCGTTAAAAATCGTGTAAATGATTTTTACAGATTTTTAAAATACCAAAAACAACGCAAGGAACGTGGGTTTCAAACTAAGGATGAATTAGGTTTGAATATGATTTTAACAGGTAATCCCGGTACAGGGAAAACAACACTAGCTCGATTATTGGCAAAAATCTATCATGAACTTGGTGTATTACCTCGCGAAGAAGTCATTGAAGCAGACCGTTCACAACTAGTAGGAGCTTTTGTCGGACAGACTGAAGAAAATGTCCGTGCTATTGTTGAGCGCGCTCTAGGCGGTGTTTTATTTATTGATGAGGCATATAGCTTAAAGCGCGAGGGACAATCAGGAAATGATTATGGACAGGCAGCCATCGATACGCTTGTATCTCTGATGACAAGTCATGAGTATGGCGGAAAGTTTGCCGTTATTCTAGCTGGATACCCAGAAGAGATGCGAACATTCCTAAGTGCAAACCCTGGACTCCGCAGCCGTTTCCCTCAATCTAATTTTATTCATCTAGAAGATTATTCAAATGATGAATTAATCTTAATTGCAGAACAGGTTGCAGCTGAAAATGATTATATCTTGTCAGAAGAAGCTAAGTTAGAAATTGATTATCGTCTTGAGCAGGAGCGGGTCGATGAGACGTTTGGAAATGCGAGAACAGCCCGTAATGTTGTGCTTGAAGCTATTTTCAAAAAAGGCTCCTACCTAAATACTCAAGATAACGATATTTTGCATTACACCCTTTTAGATAAAGAGGATTTTTCGGCTGAGAAAAAAGTCAAATCTGACCCACCATTTAATAGACTAGACCGTTTAGTTGGTCTTGATACACTTAAGGAAGAAATGAAGTCACTTATTTCATTTGTTAAAATGCAGCAATTCAGAAGAAATAAAGGGCTTCCCACTGTTCCGATCCAGCTTCATTCTGTCTTTACTGGAAATCCTGGTACAGGGAAAACCACTGTTGCTAAAATTTATGCAGAATTGCTTCAGGAATGCGGAATCTTAAAGCGAGGCCATCTAATTGTTTCAAGCAGGGCCGATTTTGTCGCAGGTTATGTCGGGCAAACAGCTGGGAAAACGAAGAATAAAATTAGAGAAGCACTTGGTGGAGTTTTATTTATTGATGAGGCTTATTCGTTACTCGGTCAAACCGGAAGCGATTTCGGAAAAGAAGTGATTGATACTCTTGTTGATGAAATGACCAAACATAATGAAAATCTAGTTGTTGTTCTTGCTGGTTATCCGGATGAAATGGACAGGTTACTTGAAAGTAATCCAGGACTTCGCTCAAGATTCAAGAAATTTTTCCAATTCCCTGATTATGAGGTTAATGAGCTTCTTGCGATTATCAAAACATATGCTGGTAGTTTCCAATATCAACTTACAGAGCCAGCTATAAATATGCTTTATGAAACATTGAAAGAACAAACATTCAATGGGAATGGCCGTTTCGCAACCAATCTTGTCGATGAAATGATCCAGGCTCAAGCCATGCGATTAATGGATGGTGAAATGGAAGATCAAATACTTGAAAAAGCCAATTTACTTGAGGTAGAGGATATTAAAAAAGCTTTAAGTAAGATATAA
- a CDS encoding thioesterase family protein, producing MIVATNEVEVRYAETDQMGVVYHANYFVWMELGRTAFIEKLGFRYADLEKDGILSPVIDIHASYKKPVRYGEKAIVKTWLEEYDGFRVTYGYEIFTEDEELAVSGFSKHVCVKKENFRPVSFKKLYPEWHKAYEDAKINENI from the coding sequence ATGATAGTTGCCACTAATGAAGTTGAAGTCCGTTATGCAGAAACTGATCAAATGGGTGTTGTTTACCATGCCAATTACTTCGTTTGGATGGAGTTAGGTAGAACTGCTTTTATTGAAAAACTTGGCTTTCGCTATGCAGACCTCGAAAAAGATGGCATTCTATCACCTGTAATCGATATACATGCATCCTATAAAAAACCTGTTAGGTACGGGGAAAAAGCCATTGTTAAAACATGGTTAGAAGAATACGATGGTTTCCGTGTTACTTATGGTTATGAAATTTTCACAGAGGACGAAGAATTAGCCGTATCTGGATTTTCCAAACATGTCTGTGTAAAAAAAGAAAATTTCCGTCCTGTTTCATTTAAAAAGCTTTATCCTGAATGGCATAAAGCCTATGAAGATGCAAAAATAAATGAAAATATTTAG